CTAAACCCAGAGCTCTAAGTGGCAGGATTAGCAGGATGAGCACTATAAGTCCCATTGCCGAAACTGGTGTGCTGCCTGTTTCACCCATAATCTTTATTACTACAATAGCTAAGAAAAAGCAGAACAAAATTAGGAGAATTGATATTATAAGCGAGCCGGACAGCGATTCGCTTGTTAAAAAGAATATGACAACGAGCACACCAAAAGCTATACCTGCAAGTAGCTTAATGTTTTTTAAAATACCCGGAGCTTGAGCTTTAGGAAAAGTAGCTATGCCTCTTATCTTAGGCAGTGTTTTAACAAGTGCAGCAAAGCCGCTACCTACAATCGCACCTATTGCAATAATTCTAGCAAAATTAGAATATGCGAGCATTGGGTTGCTTATAAGTATCGTTTTACCAAGCTGTGGATCATAAGCCGTAGCACCAAAATAAACTGCAAGAGGATTAATTAGGAGCCATGTAACAATAGAACCTAAGCATACGATGAACGCACCTTTCAATCGCATAAACCAGCCGATAGCAGCGAGCATTGGAGAAAGGTAAAAATTCGCCCAAAAATATCTACTTGCACCTTCTGGTAGCATTATACTCCCTCTGTCATAAAATCTGCCTGCAAAAAGTCTTTGAAAAATAGATTTTCCGTTTATTGGGAAATCTCTAAGAAAACAAAACCCTAAAGCTAAGCTAAGTAAGGAGATAACCAGCCCAATGGTTCTTTTTACCTGCTTGGCAGTCCCAGCATAGGCTTTCTGAGCGATGTCCAGAAGTGTAACCGAAGCCTCAAAACCAGGTAAAGGCAAAGGATCTTCTACCACCCATATCCTTCTCAAGGTTATAGCCACCACTACAGCTAAAACAGATAGTAATGTTGAACCTACGATCGCTACAGATAGTGTTTCGATAGGGCTGAATTTAACAGTGCCTTGCTCGCGCAAAATATAGAGTGCAGTATAAATAAAGACATACCCTACGCATACCGAAGATACACTACCACTTATACTCCCTGCAATTTTTATTCGTTTATCAGACCATCTGAGTGCTATACCTATAATGTAAATTAAATACCAGCTACCGCCAACAGCCATGCCTATCTTCAGCCCGATATAAGAAGTTATCAGCACGAAAAGCGAGCCTACGATTAGTGGGATAGAAATATTGAGCCAATTAAGCTCGCGCTTATCGATCTCCTTTTCATTCCGCTCTTCAAAATATTGTTCAAGTGTCCCGGTGTTTAGATTTGCATAAAATTCAGGTGTATATCTTTCAAGCGCCCTGCGTTCAATATCTTCTAGCCCTTTAGAAGAAGGTGTTTGTCTGTAATATCTTTTTTTCACAATTTTCCTGGGGTTTTAATTATTCCCCTCTCAGTAATATATCCTTTAATATACTTTGCAGGTGTAACATCAAAAGCAGGATTTCTGGCTTTTGCTGCATTTGGCGCTACCCTTCTACCGCAAAACCTCAAAACCTCATTCTCATTCCTTTCCTCAATTTTTATTTGCTTGCCAATTTTTACAGAAAAATCAAATGTAGAGAGCGGAGCGCAGACATAGAAAGGAATTTTATTTTCTTTAGCTAGAACAGCTTTTTCATAAGTACCTATCTTATTAGCAACGTCGCCGTTCATTGCAATTCTATCAGCGCCTACAAATACTAAATCAATTTCTTTCCTTTCCATAAAATAGCCTACTGCGTTATCTGCGATTATAGTATGAGGAATATCTTCGTTTAACAATTCCCAAGAGGTAAGCAATCCTTGCAGTCTAGGTCTTGTCTCAGCTACAAAAACAAATATTTTCTTTCCTTTGGAATGCGCTCGCCTTATTGGTGCAAGCGCAGTGCCATAATCTACAGTTGCCAAAGCGCCTGCATTGCAATGAGTTAAAATTTTCATACCGTTTTTTATCAGCCTTTCTCCATACTCGCCTATTTTCTTGCAGCTATCAACAAGTTTATCAACATAATCCTCAGCAGCTTTTACAGCATCTCTTCCTTTGCCAAGCTCTTTGAGCATATAATCAATTGCATAAAACAAATCGTAG
The sequence above is a segment of the Candidatus Thermoplasmatota archaeon genome. Coding sequences within it:
- a CDS encoding OPT/YSL family transporter, with the protein product MKKRYYRQTPSSKGLEDIERRALERYTPEFYANLNTGTLEQYFEERNEKEIDKRELNWLNISIPLIVGSLFVLITSYIGLKIGMAVGGSWYLIYIIGIALRWSDKRIKIAGSISGSVSSVCVGYVFIYTALYILREQGTVKFSPIETLSVAIVGSTLLSVLAVVVAITLRRIWVVEDPLPLPGFEASVTLLDIAQKAYAGTAKQVKRTIGLVISLLSLALGFCFLRDFPINGKSIFQRLFAGRFYDRGSIMLPEGASRYFWANFYLSPMLAAIGWFMRLKGAFIVCLGSIVTWLLINPLAVYFGATAYDPQLGKTILISNPMLAYSNFARIIAIGAIVGSGFAALVKTLPKIRGIATFPKAQAPGILKNIKLLAGIAFGVLVVIFFLTSESLSGSLIISILLILFCFFLAIVVIKIMGETGSTPVSAMGLIVLILLILPLRALGLDPNTTAVLGILAVTAFCASTVVSANLFYDFKLGLYVGNQPKNLIKAQLIGILPGTVLAGVFISILALNLKELDLLAPQANALAAITNALLGFHVNYWLLLVGIAIGVVAEVVTGRGTAFALGMYFPLGITLPLLLGGSVRFLWEKRLPKLKPEEKSLKLVNTYAMCTGLTIGESVMSAIVCLAIMF
- the mtnA gene encoding S-methyl-5-thioribose-1-phosphate isomerase, translated to LRAVWLENGKVKMIDQRALPHKFKIFTAMSYKDIIFAINEMVIRGAPALGAIAAYALAQASLSNENIDRVAKALRATRPTGYDLFYAIDYMLKELGKGRDAVKAAEDYVDKLVDSCKKIGEYGERLIKNGMKILTHCNAGALATVDYGTALAPIRRAHSKGKKIFVFVAETRPRLQGLLTSWELLNEDIPHTIIADNAVGYFMERKEIDLVFVGADRIAMNGDVANKIGTYEKAVLAKENKIPFYVCAPLSTFDFSVKIGKQIKIEERNENEVLRFCGRRVAPNAAKARNPAFDVTPAKYIKGYITERGIIKTPGKL